Part of the Vicugna pacos chromosome 3, VicPac4, whole genome shotgun sequence genome is shown below.
AATGACTATTTTTCCTTTAACTGAGAATATTTCCAAGATTATGTATTAAATAGGGGGAATAATTGGGTCTCACACCTGAAATagctatttcctttcctttggacAAATAACCCCTAaagagtcctttttttttaatcaatgtgtATCTTCTAATAAAGGAGTTGTCAAAACAAAAgtcctatttttttctaattgctttTAATGTGGCTAAAGTCTGAAACAATTTATCTAGTATTGGTCTCTCTGTCAGAATTAAGGGTTCTAGCTAAAGGttttaataaacaaaatgtatCAACTCCAGCCATCtttttatcacacacacacacacacacacacacgcacactgcaTCACTGCAATCAAAAGAAAATAGTGTACCAAAGCTTGTGTGGCAAACTCCTAATTAATGATGAAAACTCCTTGGAGCCAGGGTGCTGTTCTCCCAATAgactgctatttttaaaatatttctctttgaaaACAACAGCATGATTAATCCCACCATTCCTACTTAAATTACTTATGTAGAAACAACAGTGCACTATAAGCAATTATGAAAAACACTTTATTATGTATAATTTGTACATGCTTCAATTTGTGATGCTTGGGGTGATTTACTTTCCAGGTTGTGATGTCATCTACCAAGATTCACCAGATCTAATTTTCACCCTGCCTTGCCACCTACAAAAATACAATTATCAAAGCAAAGTTCTCCTTCTTTACTCTAAATATACACAAAGCTTTTTCAGACAGATAAAATACGAAGAGAATACTTTGCACACATATCAACACCATACAAGGCATTACCCTTCACACTAACATctaatgtgttcttttatttggaAACAGCAGGAAAAGAGACCCCTTTTCCTCAGAGGGAAATGCAAACTTGCTACTAAAGCCAAACTCCAGGGATGAAGGTGTGATCCTCTGGGGAACGAAGCGGGGTGAGCACTTATGGTGAAGGATGGGTGCCTCATAAGCATTTCAGAAGGAAGGAATTGCAGGAGGTTCCTCGGGGACAGTCACACAGCTTCCCAATCCTAGCTCCTTTTCGCACCGCGCACTGCTCTCCCGCGTCACACTGCAAACAACACAATGTGTAGTCACCCTGCAAGAGCATACCCATGCCCCCAACAAACACATCTCCCCATTAACACAATGTCGACCTTGTGGGAGAGGTGGATGGACCCTATTACCATTACCATGGGTCTAAGTGTAGTCAGGCCTGAAAGGCAGGAAGTCTTGTGCTTATAATTTCAATGAGagaacataaaaagaaagaagtttaaaTTACTGAACCCCTCCTACTTTCTTTTACCTTTTGTGGAGAAGTACATTTCCTGGCTTCTTTAAATGttcatccaaaagaaaaaaaaaaatcaaccaggcCTTTTATCTAAGAAGTAAACAATGAACCTATATATTCTCACAACTCCTGCTTCCTGTGTCCACCTCCTCATCCCAAGAAGAACGGTttaggtgtgtgtgggtgtgtgtgggtgtgtgtgttctTCAGGGAAGGTGACCAGACCTGAATCAAGATTTTTGACCCTAGaacttaagattttaaaaactggCAGTGCTCTGGAAAACCAGAAGAAAGCTGGAGGAAAAAGAACTGACTGGATTTAAAGGCTCTTCCAACTCAGAGAATTTTGagaggttaaaaacaaaacaaaataaacaaacaaaccccaccACATTTTCGGGAAATACTCCACACAGATCCAAGAGCTGATTCCTGGCACAAACTGTTCAATCCTCCAGTATGGCCAATCTACTCTTTAACCTTAGAGACCAAGGGGCAAGGGAAACAAAGGGGAGCCCACAAAATTCTGCAAACACATTATCTGAATTATTAGCGAAATTCTGGGGAGAAGGTTGTGTATAAGACTCGGGGTGGTATATTTCCTCTTTGAAAAGCATAAGGAGGGGTGACCACAAAGTCTTACCATGGGGACTTGGCCATACTTCTTTTCATAAATCGGAATACGTTTACTCTTGAGCTTCTTCAGGACTTCCTGCAGCGCTTCGATCTGCAACACACCACCCCCGGAGCCCCGAATTGCCACCTTGGCTGCGAGCCCAGCCCAGGTGCTCACTTCCAGCCCTAGTTATAAGGAACCCCGGAACCACACACTCCTCCCCGGACTCCACAAAGAGCGACATTCAAGGGATGGAAACTTGGTGAGTGCTGTCCCACGTAGTGAGCGCTGTCCCACGTACTGACCGCAGGTCCAGGAGCCGCGGAGACTCCTATTGCTCCAAAGAGTCGGGATGAGGGATTCGCTCTAAAGACTGTCTGGAGCCCGTGGGCTCGAGACGTTCTTCAGGTGACAGGGGAAGCCGGGACTTCGCGCCCATCACCCCGAGCCCTGACTCTGGGAACAGTGGTGGGGAGGCGGGTAGAGAAGGACCCGTACAAAAGAAAGGAACTCGCGGCAGCCCAGGGGAGTCTGGGGCGAGGGGATACCGACCAGCTCCTTCTCATGGGAGGCATCCTCCACTGTGGAGTAGATGTCCAGGGCTCGCGGCTGGAGCTCGGCGTCCTCCTGGGCAAGGGCGCCCAGCAgaggtagcagcagcagcagggtggCACCCAGGAAGGGAAGAAGCCGCAAGCGGGGGCTCTCCATGGTGCTGAAAAACGGCGCTGCTGGGGCACTCCGCGCTCCCGCCTTTTATAGCGAGCCAGAGTCGGGGctcaggaggaaggagggggcgcggaaggaagagggtgtggaggaggGTCCGGGTCAACCGTCTGTAGGCAGCGCTTCGCCACCGCTTGACGTCAATGCCCGCCGGGCTGCAGGCGCCCCGGAACGAGGCTCTGCGCACAGATGGGCAAGAGCACGGAGAACAGGGACCCCGCGCCCCCAAGTGCTGTCAGCCCCGCGGCAAGGGACGCTCCCAAGAGGCCTGAGCTGAAGCCAAGGGGCGAGAGGTGAGGGATGGAGAGCGGGCGGGGACTCGGAAATGGAAAATGCCTTCGAGTCAAGCCACAGATAGAAGAGTCTCACCACTACCTagcagcggcggcagcagcaaAATCCACCTCACCACCCCTGCACTGCTTCTTATCCCAGCCCCATATGTGGCAGCAAGAAGAGGGTGTTGCCTCCAGGCAGGTATATTTGCTGAACACCTTACTGGGCACTCTGTTGGGGAGGAGAGGCACAgtacatgaaagaaagaaagaaatggcctTCCTCACCCTGGGTTCTTTGATGGAGTCTGTGTGGTaacaagaaaagaagtaaaacagacTAATCCCAATTCAGCAGCAGTGTAGAGAGTGCAGAGAGCCAGATTCTTATTTcagtcctggctccaccacttacaagctgtgtgactttgggcaaaataAAGGATACAGCCTCGTCTTTTGTAAAAccgaaaattttaaatgtacctCACAATGTTATCAGGAAAGTGGAATGAGAGATGAGGTATGTAGAACCCGTGGCCCTTAGCACAATTAGCACCAAACCTCCCTGTCCCTCTCCACTG
Proteins encoded:
- the CARTPT gene encoding cocaine- and amphetamine-regulated transcript protein, encoding MESPRLRLLPFLGATLLLLLPLLGALAQEDAELQPRALDIYSTVEDASHEKELIEALQEVLKKLKSKRIPIYEKKYGQVPMCDAGEQCAVRKGARIGKLCDCPRGTSCNSFLLKCL